One region of Prosthecobacter debontii genomic DNA includes:
- a CDS encoding DNA translocase FtsK — protein sequence MAAELAKSRPARGRVQEKESPWNDAIGIAMLVLAAMYLLALVSYDPMDLPSWFWLSVTDQPNAVVKNFVGRFGAMGAGLSLYLAGMAIYLLPISMTWFGVCKLASNLKVTGRSWLGVALMVISMAAIFEVQDILNQRDNITPLGGGGGFGYLIGGSILANLLGSVGSTVVLAGVYAVGFFLASGIHPLQAIQDIRMEITQAWETWQIRKELAARGVEPETSAVSASPSRRRKTTADKADTVPAGPLVTPELGLTFEAPKPKIIDSSANREHTENKDKPRLSEVWEKKRAQKLEQAPHGTLGSLAVRFKDYKLPELDLLSWPDESQRKPTDTRELLAIQETIVKALASFNVKVEAGDITRGPSITRYEVRPVDGLRVARIAALDDDIARATCAERINILAPIPGKDTVGIELANRDKVAVPIRELLEDEVFANGKAKLPIALGKDVYGKTIIGDLAAMPHLLVAGATGSGKSVCINGIITSLLCRFAPDELRFIMIDPKVVEMQNYADLPHLALPVVTDPKKALLALRWVVREMESRYQMFAQEGCRNFETFNNRNRKRAAANEARKAAAAAAQTVIPANEVETEIEADMETEAAPPPPPSRTPRKAAAGKDDSRVSAAFAKAAAAADHLVDGTTPPWDDMDQSNEADMDVETDADAENEATELPVDQHGNWIGDSLPPQPKVRSQEFIIPDTLPYIVVIIDELADLMQTAPADIEVAIARITQMARAAGIHLIVATQTPRADVITGVIKANIPTRIAFQVSSALDSRVILDRKGAENLVGKGDMLYVPPGGAQPIRSQGALVTDDEIHAVVERCAEQGKPIFDVKVDDETGEMGGDDDDDNGGVSSEEEQTLERCLEVIRQEKKASTSLFQRRLKLGYGRAARMMDILEDRGIIGPGEGAKPREILVDMDMI from the coding sequence ATGGCTGCTGAACTCGCTAAATCCCGACCTGCCCGTGGCCGCGTGCAGGAGAAAGAAAGCCCCTGGAACGACGCCATCGGTATCGCCATGCTTGTCCTGGCGGCCATGTATCTCTTGGCGCTCGTTTCGTATGATCCCATGGATCTGCCGAGCTGGTTTTGGCTTAGCGTCACGGATCAACCGAACGCGGTGGTGAAAAATTTCGTCGGGCGTTTCGGGGCCATGGGGGCCGGTTTATCCCTGTATCTGGCCGGGATGGCGATTTACCTTTTACCCATCAGCATGACTTGGTTTGGCGTCTGCAAGCTGGCATCGAACCTGAAAGTCACGGGCCGCTCCTGGTTGGGCGTGGCTTTGATGGTCATCTCCATGGCCGCGATTTTTGAGGTGCAGGACATCCTCAATCAACGGGATAACATCACCCCGCTAGGCGGCGGTGGCGGCTTCGGATATCTGATTGGTGGCAGCATCTTAGCCAATCTTCTGGGCAGCGTCGGCTCCACCGTGGTGCTGGCGGGGGTTTACGCCGTCGGCTTTTTCCTGGCCAGCGGCATCCATCCACTCCAGGCCATCCAGGATATCCGCATGGAGATCACCCAGGCCTGGGAGACTTGGCAGATCCGTAAGGAACTGGCTGCCCGTGGAGTCGAGCCGGAGACCTCTGCGGTGTCTGCCTCCCCCTCACGCCGCCGAAAAACCACAGCGGACAAAGCCGATACCGTGCCGGCAGGCCCCTTGGTCACGCCCGAGCTAGGCCTGACCTTTGAGGCTCCGAAACCCAAAATCATCGACTCCTCCGCCAACCGCGAACATACCGAGAACAAGGACAAACCCCGCCTCTCGGAAGTCTGGGAAAAGAAACGCGCCCAAAAGCTGGAGCAGGCCCCGCATGGCACCTTGGGCAGCTTAGCCGTGCGCTTCAAAGACTACAAACTGCCGGAGCTGGACCTCCTCTCCTGGCCCGATGAATCTCAGCGGAAACCGACAGACACTCGTGAACTCCTGGCCATTCAGGAGACGATCGTCAAGGCACTCGCCAGCTTTAACGTCAAGGTGGAAGCTGGCGACATCACCCGCGGCCCTTCCATCACCCGCTACGAAGTGCGACCTGTGGACGGCCTACGTGTGGCCCGCATCGCTGCACTGGATGACGACATCGCACGCGCTACCTGTGCGGAGAGGATCAATATCCTGGCTCCTATCCCTGGGAAGGACACCGTCGGCATTGAGCTGGCCAACCGGGACAAAGTCGCCGTGCCTATTCGTGAACTTTTGGAAGATGAAGTCTTCGCCAATGGCAAGGCCAAGCTGCCCATTGCGCTGGGGAAAGATGTGTATGGCAAGACCATCATCGGTGACCTCGCTGCCATGCCGCACCTCCTGGTCGCCGGGGCTACAGGATCGGGTAAATCCGTCTGCATCAATGGCATCATCACCAGTCTGCTATGCCGGTTTGCCCCAGATGAACTGCGCTTCATCATGATCGACCCCAAGGTGGTGGAAATGCAAAACTACGCCGACCTGCCCCACCTGGCCTTGCCCGTGGTAACCGACCCCAAAAAAGCCCTGCTCGCCTTGCGCTGGGTCGTGCGGGAGATGGAAAGCCGTTACCAAATGTTTGCCCAAGAAGGCTGCCGAAACTTCGAGACCTTCAACAACCGCAACCGCAAACGAGCCGCCGCTAACGAGGCCCGCAAAGCCGCAGCGGCTGCCGCCCAGACTGTCATCCCGGCCAATGAAGTTGAGACGGAGATCGAGGCGGACATGGAAACCGAAGCCGCTCCTCCACCCCCACCTTCCCGCACACCACGCAAGGCCGCCGCAGGTAAGGATGACTCCCGTGTGTCTGCCGCCTTTGCCAAAGCCGCCGCCGCGGCGGATCACCTCGTGGATGGCACCACCCCACCCTGGGATGACATGGATCAAAGCAATGAGGCCGACATGGATGTCGAGACCGACGCAGATGCTGAGAATGAAGCCACCGAGCTGCCCGTAGATCAGCACGGCAACTGGATCGGCGATTCCCTCCCGCCTCAACCGAAGGTGCGCAGCCAGGAATTCATCATCCCGGATACCCTGCCCTACATCGTCGTTATCATCGACGAATTGGCCGATCTCATGCAGACTGCCCCGGCGGATATTGAGGTCGCCATTGCCCGCATCACCCAAATGGCCCGTGCCGCTGGCATTCACCTCATCGTGGCCACCCAGACCCCACGTGCCGACGTCATCACCGGCGTCATCAAGGCCAACATCCCCACCCGCATCGCCTTCCAGGTCTCCAGCGCGCTGGACAGTCGCGTGATCCTGGATCGCAAAGGTGCTGAGAATCTCGTCGGCAAAGGGGACATGCTGTATGTGCCCCCCGGTGGTGCCCAGCCCATCCGTAGCCAGGGTGCCCTCGTCACCGACGATGAAATCCACGCCGTGGTGGAGCGCTGCGCAGAACAGGGCAAACCCATCTTTGACGTGAAAGTGGATGACGAGACCGGCGAAATGGGCGGTGACGACGACGATGATAACGGCGGTGTCAGCAGCGAGGAGGAGCAAACTTTGGAGCGTTGCCTTGAAGTCATCCGTCAGGAGAAAAAAGCCTCCACCAGCCTATTTCAGCGCCGCCTCAAACTTGGTTACGGGCGCGCTGCGCGCATGATGGACATCCTCGAAGATCGCGGCATCATCGGCCCAGGCGAGGGTGCCAAGCCGCGCGAGATCCTCGTGGATATGGATATGATTTGA